The Acidobacteriota bacterium region TAATTCCCGGTAAAACACCCGCCCGTCAGCCGGCCACCTGTCTGATGATCACGCCCCGCTCGGCAAGGGCGGTGATGTAGGCAGCCGCCGGCATGGCTTCGTCGGGTGTGCAGACGCCCGTGCGCGTCACCTCGCCGGTCGCCTGCATCACACCCGTGATGGCGAGCGAGAACCCGGTCGTGCGCATCATGGCGGAGATTCCGCGCTGCTCGTCGGCACGGTCGACGAGCTCCCACGCGAGCGTCGACGGCGCGCCGGCCCGTCGGCCCCTGACGATGACCCTGAGCGCGACGAGATCGGGGGCCTCCGGGTGGGTCAGCCTCCTTCCCATCACGGCCACCGCGAGGTCGCGAGGGACGACGGAGGTGCCCTTGACGTCGACCGGGTCCAGGTCGAGGAAGCCCAGCTCGCGGACGGCCTCCATGAGACGGGCGTGACCAGGGTAGCGCAGGGTCTTGTACTCCATGGCCGGCACCCGGCCCTCGTACCGGAAGGCCATCGTGGAAAGACCCCCGGCGGTGTGAAACGCCTCGAGATCGCCCACGGGCGCGTCGAACGTCACGGCCTCGACCTCCGACAGGGCCGTCACCTGCGTTCGCTGACCGTCACGGAGGATCCACGACCGCGTCGTGTAGTAGTCGAGCACGCCCTCGAGCGAGTACACGACCTGGTAGTTGAGCGGCGGCGTGGGGTGCTGGGGCAGGCCGCCCACGTAGATGCGGACCGACTCGACCTCGTCGAGCTGGTCGATGCCGTGCTGCGCCAGGACGTTCACCATGCCCGGTGCGAGGCCGCAGTCGGGCATCACCGACACGCCCTTCGCGCGTGCGGCCTCATCGAGTCCTCGCTGTGCCGTCACGATCTCGGTGTTCCCGCCGAGATCGCTGAAGTGCACGCCCGCCTCGACCGCGAGCTCCGAGAGTTCGAGATTGAAGTAGTACGGGATGGCGCTCATCGCCGCCTGGCAACCGGCCATGGCGGCGAGGACGGCCGACCGGTCGCGCACGTCGAGGGCCACCGGCACCAGACGAGGCCCTGCGAAGGGCGCGAGGAAGGAGGGGATCCGATCGACGTGCAGGTCGGCGAGGCGTACCTCGTCGACGTCCGGACGGCCGAGCAGATCGAAGGCACAGGCCGACCCCTGCAGGCCGGCCCCGAGCACGAGCATACGCATGATGTCACTCCCGGCGCGCCCCGGCGCGCCAGCCGAACACTCTATCGCGGCCACGGCCGCCCTGTCAGCTCGGCGGCCGCGCCGCCGGGCGCCGGTCACCGCCGCCAGAAGGCGCGCGTCAGGATGGCGATGACGGTGTAGAACTCGAGGCGCCCCGCGATCATGTCGGCCGCGAGCACCCACTTGGCGAGCGCGGGCAGGTGCCCGTAGTGCTCCACCGCGCCCACCTGTCCGAACCCCGGCCCGACGTTGAACATCGATGCGGCGACCGCCGTGATCGCCGTCAGGATGTCGACACCCACGGCGGCGAGCAGCAGGCACGACACGAAGTTGACCACGAACGCGAGATAGACCAGGTTCAGCAGGCTCTCGATCGTCGACTCGCCGACGACCTGCCCTCCGAGGCGAACCGCGAACACGCCGCGGCGTTCGACCATGCGCTTGAACTCGCGATCGACGACCCGCGCGAGCAGGATCATTCGTGAGACCTTCAGACCGCCGGCCGTCGATCCCGTGCACCCGCCGACGAACATCAGGGCCAGCAGCACGAGCTGCGGCAGCGGTGGCCAGACCTCGAAGTTCTCGGTGACGAACCCGGTGGTGGTGACGATCGACGCGACCTGGAAGAGCGCCGCCCGCAGGGCCTGGCCCGGCGCGTACCCGCCCTGGGTCACGAGCACCAGCGCGACGACGAGCGTGGCCCCGGCGACGAGCAGCAGGTACCCGCGGATCTCCACGTCGGTGAAGAACCGCCCGGGGCGGCGTTCGATCAGCAGGCGGTAGTGCTGCAGGAAGCTGATGCCCGCCAGCAGCATGAAGACGATGAGGATGGCCTCGACGAGCGGGTCGTCGAACCCGGCGATGCTCGCCGTCCTGGTCGAGAACCCCCCGGTGCCGAGCGTCGAGAACGTGTGGCAGAGGGCCTCGAACGCCGACAGGCCGGCGAGGCGGAGCAGACCGTAGAGCGTGACGGTGAGCAGCGCGTAGATTCGCCAGAGGGCCAGCGCCGTTTCGGTCAGCCTGGGCTTCAGTCTCTCCGACCGGGCCCCGGAGAACTCGGCCCGGTAGAGTTGCATGCCGCCGTGGCCAACGAGCGGCAGCACCGCCACACCGAGCAGGACGATGCCCATGCCGCCCAGCCAGTGCGAGAAGCACCGCCAGAACTGCAGCGGCTCCGGCAGCACTTCGACCCGGGCGAGCACCGTCGCTCCGGTCGTCGTGAAGCCCGAGGCCGCCTCGAAGAAGGCGTCGGTGAACGACGGGAACCAGGGCGAGAAATAGAAGGGCAGGGCGCCGAACGTCGCGACGGCGACCCAGGTCACGACCACGAGCAGCAGTCCCTCGCGCTGCGTGAGATCCGTGCGCGGGCGGGTGGACCCGATGACGAGCGCCAGGCCGGTCCCGCCGGTCATGGCGCAGGCGACGGCCAGCGGGCCGACGCCTGCGCTGCCGCGCGCGAGCCCCCACGCGATGGGCACGAGCATCGTCGCGGCCAGCACCAGCAGGAACTGCCCGAGGACGTAGCCCACCGCGGAGCCGCGGATCATCGCCTGTCGCGGCCGGTGAGGAAGGCCGCCTCGAGGGTGGGGACCACGGTCTCGAGCGCGAAGAAGATCGCGCGATCGCCCACCTCGATGCGCTCGTTGCCCCTGGGGACGACGACCTCACCCGAGGGCCGGACGATCGCGCCGACAATGGCGCCGGCGGGGAAGCGCACGTCGCGCAGGCGGCGGCCGACGTACTTGGATCCCTCCGCGGCGATCAATTCGATCGCTTCGGCCTCTTCCTCGCCGAAGGTCGCCACCGACAGCACACGCCCCTTGCGGACGAACTGGAGGATACGGTCGACCGTCGCCACGCGCGGGCTGACCGTCGTGTTCACGCCCAGGCGCTGGACGAGCGGCAGGTAGCTGAGCCGGTTGATCAACGCCACGACCTTCTTCACGCCGACACGCCGGGCGAGCAGCGAGGCGATGATGTTGACCTCGTCCTCGTTGGTCAGCGCGAGGAAGGCGTCGGCCTCGTGGAGTCCCTCCTCCTCGAGGAACCGCTGGTCGGTGCCGTCGGCGTTCAGCACGATGGAAGAGCGGAGGATGCCGGCGATCTTCCTGGCGCGGGCCTCATCACGCTCGAAGAGCTTCACCGTCACGTTCTGCTGCTCGAGCAGCTGCGCGATCCGGATGCCGACCTGCTTGCCACCGAGGACGAAGACCCGCTTCAACGACGTCCGCGTGTCGAGCCCGAAGAACGCCAGGTTCGCGTCGAGGTGGTCGCGCGTGGTCAGCACGTAGAGATGATCGCCGTCGCGTATCACCTCGCTGCCCTTGGGGATCACGACGTGCTGCCCGCGGAAGATCATCGCCACCAGCGAGTTCGCCGGGGCCCCCTCACGGCCGATCTCCTCGAGCGACTTGCCGATCAGCCGGTGACCCGGGCCGACGTTCGTGCCGAAGAGGCGGACGGCGCCGTCGGCGAAGTCGCGGATGTCGGACGCGCCGGGCACGCGCACCACGCGCATGACGCGCTCGGCGATGTCCGTCTCGGGGTGAATGACGAGGTCGATGCGCACGCCGCTGCGCGCGACGACGTCGCGCCAGTGGTCGACCTCGTGCGTGCGCAGGCGCGCGATCTTCACCCGCGCGTCCGAGTCGACCTGCGCGATCAGGCACGCCAGCAGGTTGACCTCGTCGCTGTCGCTGACGGCGATCACCATGTCCGCATCGCGGACGCCCGCGTCCCGCATCGTCAGGACGCGGGCCGCGCTGCCGTTGACGATGCGGGCGTCGAGCTGGCTCTCGAGCTGCGCGCAGCGGGCGACGTCGGGTTCGACGACGACGACCTCGTTGCCCTCGCGAATCAGGCGCGCCGCGATGAGCGCGCCCACCTGACCGCCGCCCGCGATGAGAACCCGCATGCGGGCGCTATGGTGACACGGGAGCCGGTGTCCCAGCCAGAGCCTTTCCCACTCCCGGACGCACCCCCCCGCGCCCGCGATAGACTAAGCCTGATGCGACGATCCGGCTGGCAGCGTCAGGCTGCAGGCTGGTGGCCCAACTGGACACCCCTCCTGATTGGCGCCCTGTGGGTGTGGTTCTCAGGACCTGCCGCGGCCGGCGAAGGTCTGCCCGGCCGCCCGGCCTGGACGTCGATGCCGCTGCCCGGCGGCACCGGCGCGCTCGCGACGGTCGTGGGCCTGCCTCCTCCCGTCGCACCCGAGCGAGCGCTGTTCGACGTCGTGCGTGCGGTCCACGATCGGCCGGCGCCCCAGACGCTCAAGGCGATGCGGGCGCATCTCTCGAGCGCCGCCGCCGGGCCCGCCGAGCTGGATCAGGACGTGCCGTTGCCCCTGTCCCGGGCGTTCTGGGAGCGACACGTCTTCGGCCGGCACGTACCGCCGCGGGAGGTGGCGGCCGCGATCCTCACCGATCGGACCGCCGCGCTGCTCTTCGTCGGCCTCGCGTCGCTCGATGGGCCGACGCTCGCGTTCGTCGAGAGCGACGCCAGGCTCGCGGGCGCGCTGTACGGACGTCACGCCGGCGTGCTCGCCGCGTTCGGCCGCAGCGTGAAGGTCGACTCCGGCGTCGTGCGTGTTCCAGGCGGGCCAGAAGCGCTCGCGTTGTGGGAGCGCCTCGTCGGGACCCGCGCCGACCGCCCCGCTGCGTTCATCGAGGCACTGCTCTCCAGAGACCGCGGTCGTTTGCTGTTCTTCTTCGACGCCGTGGCCGGGCTCGACCCTGATGCGAGACGGTACGCGCTCGGCCTGTCATTGGCGGCCGAGCGCCGGGCAGCCGCTCTCTCGAGGCTCTACCGCGTGTTCCGCGAGGTGGCGCCCGAGTGGCGGATCGATGAACACCCGTTCTTCCGGCCGGCGGTCTCGCCGGCGATGGTGCTCGGGGCCGTCGGGGTGACCACGGATGGGCGCCTCGCACCGCCATCCGACCGAGGCTTCTGGCGCGCGGCGTTCGTCGCCGGCCGCCGGCCGCCCGGATCCGTTCGCGCGACATCCGAGGCCGAGGCCGCCTGGCTCGTCGGTCAGGTGTTCGCGTCCGACGGACGGTACGCCGCGGCCAGACTCGACACCGTGCGGTTCGCCCAGCGCCTCGTCGCGACATCGCCGCCGGCCCCTGTCGATGTCCTCGCGGCGGCCGTCGACGCGCACCTCAGGTTCCGCCCGCTGATTGGTTCGCTCGAACGCATGGGTGTCGTCGACGCCGGGGTCATGGCAGCCGCTGGCGCGCGCGCGCGGCAGCTGACCGCGCGCGGCGATGAACTGCCGCTGCTTCACTTCCAGGGCACCCTGGCACTGCTCGAACGCGCCCGGGACGCCGGGTCGCTCGACGAGTCCGGCGTTTGCGCCCTCGTGCGGACCCTCATCGACGCCACCGAACCCCGAAGTGACGGCACCACGGCCGTCATGTCGTGGATTCGTGCCGACCTGCTTCCGGCCTTCGGGGTGCCCGACACGGCGTCGGGTGCCGTCGAGCGGCTCGTGCGCTGCACTCTTGCCGGACGGCGGGCGTGCCTGGCGGGTCCTGACGCGCCCGAGATCGTCTGGGAAGGCCGGCGGTATCGCGTCGACCCGGCTGCCTCGGCGTTCGATCGGCTGGATCGCGCGCGCCGACGCCAGGCGGGGCCAACGCTCGACGACGTGCTGGCGGTCGACGACTCCCTCGCGGGTCGGGCCGACCGGGCTGAGGCCGTGACGCCTCGGCTCGAGGCACTCGCCCTGGAGGTCGACCGTACCGGACCGGCGGGCGGTCTCGCGCGTCGGCTCGGTGCAAGCCTCCGTGAGGCGGCGTTGGGGGGCACCGGTGCCGGAGGGCGAAGCGCGCTCGCGTCGGCGCGCGACCATCTGCTCGCTGATGCCCTCGTGGCCCTCGCGTATGCCCCCTACCTGGGCGGGGCCACCGGAGCCGCGCAGTATGGCGGACACGTCGCGCGACGGCACGACCTCGGGCTCCGGTTGTCGTTGGACGATCAACGGCGCCACGGACCGTGGACCTCTCCTGTGGAGCGCCGAGACGGACAGGGGTGGCACGTGGTCGGGTCGGTGCTCGGACTCGACGCCGCCCTCGGGCGGCTGTTGCTGCAGCGTCTCGATTCGGGCCACGTGCCGACACGGCCACCGCTGGCGGGCCCCCTGAGGCGGCAGGTGCTGGCGGCGCTCTCGACCAGGCCGTTGGCGCGGGCTGCCGACCGCGAGACCCCGCAGGTGATGGTCGACGCGGGACGGCGCCGGGTCGACACCCTTGTGGCCGACCCCCAAGACCTCGACGAGGTCGCGCGCACGCTCGGTCTGGCTGCCGGGCGCGTCAATGCGCTCCGCTGGTGGCTGTCCCAAGGGGGGGCGGACATCGCTGAGCGGTTCTCCTTCGTCGAACTGGACGAACTCGGGCGACTGGGCGCGGCTGGCGCGGAAGGCGCGGGTGCGGACACGCGGCCCGCTTCGCGTTCCTCACGCCGGGCTGAGGAGGACGAGCTGACCGACGAGGTCCTCCTCTGGCTCGACCAGGCCCTCGCCGCGCGGAAGCTGCCGGCGAGCCTCGCCCGTGGAGTGCTCGAGTACCTGCTGCAGGATCTGATCGACGAAGCGCAGCCCGCGCACGCGGACGACACCCTGGCCGTGTCGGTCTACCTGCACCGCCTGACCGCTGCGCGCGTCGACGACTACGTCGCGGCGCTCGCGGCTGACGGGCCGCTCAGGGAGATCGGCGGCGACCACGTGACGAGGCGGCGATGAGCGCCTGGAGATCGTCGGACCGTGGGCCTTCCGCTCGGCGGGGCATCGCCCTGCTCGCCGGTGTCCTGACCGCGGCGAGCGCGCTGGCCGTTCTCGCGGTGGTCGCGGCCGAGACGCGCGGGGCGGCGATCGTCTCGCCGCGGGAGGGGATGCCGGTGGCGGGTCCCGTGCAGCTCGAGGCGGAGACGAGGCCCGTCGAGGCCCTGGCCGAGGTGGACGAGGCGACCTTCTTCGTGGACGGGCGGGTGGTGTGCCGCCTGGCCCGGCCGCCGCTCGTCTGCGCATGGAACGCCGGCCGCACCATCGACACGCACCTCGTGCGTCTGGTCGTGCGCTGGAAGGACGGCACGCGCAGCGTGGCCACCGTGCGGACCGGCGCACTCTCGCTCGGTGAGCGTGTCGACGTCGATGCCGTGCAGCTCACGGTCGTCGTGCAGGA contains the following coding sequences:
- a CDS encoding saccharopine dehydrogenase NADP-binding domain-containing protein, which gives rise to MRMLVLGAGLQGSACAFDLLGRPDVDEVRLADLHVDRIPSFLAPFAGPRLVPVALDVRDRSAVLAAMAGCQAAMSAIPYYFNLELSELAVEAGVHFSDLGGNTEIVTAQRGLDEAARAKGVSVMPDCGLAPGMVNVLAQHGIDQLDEVESVRIYVGGLPQHPTPPLNYQVVYSLEGVLDYYTTRSWILRDGQRTQVTALSEVEAVTFDAPVGDLEAFHTAGGLSTMAFRYEGRVPAMEYKTLRYPGHARLMEAVRELGFLDLDPVDVKGTSVVPRDLAVAVMGRRLTHPEAPDLVALRVIVRGRRAGAPSTLAWELVDRADEQRGISAMMRTTGFSLAITGVMQATGEVTRTGVCTPDEAMPAAAYITALAERGVIIRQVAG
- a CDS encoding TrkH family potassium uptake protein; its protein translation is MIRGSAVGYVLGQFLLVLAATMLVPIAWGLARGSAGVGPLAVACAMTGGTGLALVIGSTRPRTDLTQREGLLLVVVTWVAVATFGALPFYFSPWFPSFTDAFFEAASGFTTTGATVLARVEVLPEPLQFWRCFSHWLGGMGIVLLGVAVLPLVGHGGMQLYRAEFSGARSERLKPRLTETALALWRIYALLTVTLYGLLRLAGLSAFEALCHTFSTLGTGGFSTRTASIAGFDDPLVEAILIVFMLLAGISFLQHYRLLIERRPGRFFTDVEIRGYLLLVAGATLVVALVLVTQGGYAPGQALRAALFQVASIVTTTGFVTENFEVWPPLPQLVLLALMFVGGCTGSTAGGLKVSRMILLARVVDREFKRMVERRGVFAVRLGGQVVGESTIESLLNLVYLAFVVNFVSCLLLAAVGVDILTAITAVAASMFNVGPGFGQVGAVEHYGHLPALAKWVLAADMIAGRLEFYTVIAILTRAFWRR
- the trkA gene encoding Trk system potassium transporter TrkA — its product is MRVLIAGGGQVGALIAARLIREGNEVVVVEPDVARCAQLESQLDARIVNGSAARVLTMRDAGVRDADMVIAVSDSDEVNLLACLIAQVDSDARVKIARLRTHEVDHWRDVVARSGVRIDLVIHPETDIAERVMRVVRVPGASDIRDFADGAVRLFGTNVGPGHRLIGKSLEEIGREGAPANSLVAMIFRGQHVVIPKGSEVIRDGDHLYVLTTRDHLDANLAFFGLDTRTSLKRVFVLGGKQVGIRIAQLLEQQNVTVKLFERDEARARKIAGILRSSIVLNADGTDQRFLEEEGLHEADAFLALTNEDEVNIIASLLARRVGVKKVVALINRLSYLPLVQRLGVNTTVSPRVATVDRILQFVRKGRVLSVATFGEEEAEAIELIAAEGSKYVGRRLRDVRFPAGAIVGAIVRPSGEVVVPRGNERIEVGDRAIFFALETVVPTLEAAFLTGRDRR